Proteins from a genomic interval of Burkholderia cepacia GG4:
- a CDS encoding helix-turn-helix domain-containing protein, whose amino-acid sequence MERRMECIDEPTAEDTRCSAQGDDALAGQAVVSVAHDADEQARNLIGWRQTYDQLAAGRFVGTLTELPLDTMKLFRESTSHLLRQACEVRGDAYWFGIPLAGDGTARVDACRIGPGALAFRPGNVEFELLTPAQFSIYGVVVRGDVLRRYAEEVERRALDERLFTQRVIQAGDTRLARLCALLGRRLDGAAAVGGPLPDAQRDDLQAEVLAALFDACAQPADDGAGGAPSTRRWIVEQARDYVLAHRTRPVGVPELCEQLLVSRRTLQYCFQDVLGMAPATYLRTLRLNGARRDLCGRAAGSVQDVAEAWGFWHLSQFATDYRRLFGKRPSETLRDRAVMVAAG is encoded by the coding sequence ATGGAGCGACGCATGGAGTGCATTGACGAGCCGACGGCCGAGGACACGCGGTGCAGCGCGCAGGGCGACGACGCGCTGGCCGGCCAGGCCGTGGTCAGCGTCGCACACGACGCCGACGAGCAGGCGCGCAACCTGATCGGCTGGCGGCAGACTTACGACCAGCTCGCGGCGGGCCGCTTCGTCGGCACGCTGACCGAGCTGCCGCTCGACACGATGAAGCTGTTTCGCGAATCGACCAGCCACCTGCTGCGCCAGGCGTGCGAGGTGCGCGGCGATGCGTACTGGTTCGGCATCCCGCTCGCGGGCGACGGCACCGCGCGCGTCGATGCGTGCCGCATCGGGCCCGGCGCGCTGGCGTTCCGGCCCGGCAACGTCGAATTCGAATTGCTGACGCCTGCGCAGTTCTCGATCTATGGCGTCGTCGTGCGCGGCGACGTGCTGCGCCGCTATGCGGAAGAAGTCGAACGCCGCGCGCTCGACGAGCGGCTGTTCACACAGCGCGTGATCCAGGCCGGCGATACGCGGCTCGCGCGCCTGTGCGCGCTGCTCGGCCGCCGGCTCGACGGCGCGGCGGCCGTCGGCGGCCCGCTGCCCGATGCGCAGCGCGACGACCTGCAGGCCGAGGTGCTGGCCGCACTGTTCGACGCATGCGCGCAACCGGCGGACGACGGTGCCGGCGGCGCGCCGTCGACGCGGCGCTGGATCGTCGAGCAGGCGCGCGACTACGTGCTCGCGCACCGCACGCGCCCGGTCGGCGTGCCGGAGCTGTGCGAGCAGCTGCTCGTGAGCCGGCGCACGCTGCAGTACTGTTTCCAGGACGTGCTCGGCATGGCACCCGCGACCTATCTGCGCACGCTGCGGCTGAACGGCGCGCGGCGCGATCTGTGCGGGCGGGCCGCGGGTTCGGTGCAGGACGTCGCGGAGGCGTGGGGCTTCTGGCACCTGAGCCAGTTCGCGACCGACTACCGGCGGCTGTTCGGCAAGCGGCCGTCGGAGACGCTGCGCGATCGCGCGGTGATGGTGGCGGCGGGATGA
- the eat gene encoding ethanolamine permease: MKAESNGRPAAGAKSSGQPALQQTLGTWQLWGIAVGLVISGEYFGWSYGWASAGTLGFVVTALFVAAMYTTFIFSFTELTTSIPHAGGPFAYARRAFGPAGGYLAGAATLVEFVFAPPAIALAIGAYLHVQFPGLEPKHAAMGAYLVFMALNIVGVQIAATFELVVTLFAIFELLVFMGVVSPGFAWSNFMKGGWSGADHFSVGAFHGMFAAIPFAIWFFLAIEGVAMAAEEAKNPKRSIPIAYVAGILTLVTLAVGVMVFAGGAGDWTKLANINDPLPQAMKYIVGANSGWMHMLVWLGLFGLVASFHGIILGYSRQIFALAREGYLPEWLGKVHPRFKTPHRAILAGGVVGIAAIYSDELIQFGGQTLTANIVTMSVFGAIVMYIVSMAALFKLRRSQPNMERPFRAPLYPFFPAFAIVAALICLGTMVYFNGLVAMVFVAFLALGYAYFLATRSQRASAPGDVLLEE; encoded by the coding sequence ATGAAAGCAGAGTCGAATGGCCGGCCCGCCGCCGGCGCCAAGTCGTCCGGCCAGCCCGCGCTGCAGCAGACGCTCGGGACCTGGCAACTGTGGGGTATCGCGGTCGGCCTCGTGATTTCAGGCGAATACTTCGGCTGGAGCTACGGCTGGGCGAGCGCGGGCACGCTGGGTTTCGTGGTCACCGCGCTGTTCGTCGCGGCGATGTACACCACCTTCATCTTCAGCTTTACCGAACTGACGACGTCGATCCCGCATGCGGGCGGCCCGTTCGCGTATGCGCGCCGGGCGTTCGGCCCGGCAGGCGGCTACCTGGCCGGCGCCGCGACACTCGTCGAGTTCGTGTTCGCGCCGCCTGCGATCGCGCTCGCGATCGGCGCGTACCTGCACGTGCAGTTTCCGGGGCTCGAACCGAAACATGCGGCGATGGGCGCGTATCTCGTGTTCATGGCGCTGAACATCGTCGGCGTGCAAATCGCGGCGACCTTCGAACTGGTCGTCACGCTGTTCGCGATCTTCGAGCTGCTGGTGTTCATGGGCGTCGTGTCGCCGGGCTTCGCGTGGAGCAACTTCATGAAGGGCGGCTGGTCGGGCGCCGATCATTTCAGCGTCGGCGCATTCCACGGGATGTTCGCGGCGATCCCGTTCGCGATCTGGTTCTTCCTCGCGATCGAGGGCGTCGCGATGGCCGCCGAGGAAGCGAAGAACCCGAAGCGCTCGATCCCGATCGCATACGTGGCCGGCATCCTGACGCTCGTCACGCTCGCGGTCGGCGTGATGGTGTTCGCCGGCGGCGCGGGCGACTGGACCAAGCTCGCGAACATCAACGACCCGCTGCCGCAGGCGATGAAATACATCGTCGGCGCAAACAGCGGCTGGATGCACATGCTCGTGTGGCTCGGGCTGTTCGGGCTCGTCGCGTCGTTCCACGGGATCATCCTCGGCTATTCGCGCCAGATCTTCGCGCTGGCCCGTGAAGGCTACCTGCCGGAGTGGCTCGGGAAGGTGCATCCGCGCTTCAAGACGCCGCATCGCGCGATTCTCGCGGGCGGCGTGGTCGGGATCGCGGCGATCTACAGCGACGAGCTGATCCAGTTCGGCGGCCAGACGCTCACCGCGAACATCGTGACGATGTCGGTGTTCGGTGCGATCGTGATGTATATCGTAAGCATGGCGGCGCTGTTCAAGCTGCGTCGCTCGCAGCCGAACATGGAGCGGCCGTTCCGCGCGCCGCTGTACCCGTTCTTCCCGGCATTCGCGATCGTGGCGGCCCTGATTTGCCTCGGGACGATGGTGTACTTCAACGGGCTGGTGGCGATGGTGTTCGTCGCGTTCCTCGCGCTCGGCTACGCGTACTTCCTCGCGACCCGTTCGCAGCGCGCGAGCGCGCCGGGCGACGTGCTGCTCGAGGAGTGA
- a CDS encoding pyridoxamine 5'-phosphate oxidase family protein has product MSDPAPLTDDAVAFIREQAFLIVATANAAGDSDCSYRGRQPRADGSFELLVDLPDRRTLVLPDFAGNNLFNTIGNLLVNPAIALLFVDFVRQTTWLVQGRATIDEDAGSRAHLWPDARRYVVVEVASAHARADAALPPLVLA; this is encoded by the coding sequence ATGAGCGATCCGGCCCCCCTGACCGACGACGCCGTCGCGTTCATCCGCGAACAGGCCTTCCTGATCGTCGCGACCGCGAACGCGGCCGGCGACAGCGACTGCTCGTATCGCGGCCGGCAGCCGCGCGCAGACGGTTCGTTCGAACTGCTCGTCGACCTGCCCGATCGCCGCACGCTGGTGTTGCCCGACTTCGCAGGCAACAACCTGTTCAACACGATCGGCAACCTGCTCGTGAATCCGGCAATCGCGCTGCTGTTCGTCGATTTCGTCCGGCAGACGACGTGGCTCGTGCAGGGACGCGCGACGATCGACGAGGATGCGGGAAGCCGCGCGCACCTGTGGCCCGATGCGCGGCGCTATGTGGTCGTTGAAGTGGCAAGTGCGCACGCGCGGGCCGATGCGGCGCTGCCGCCGCTCGTGCTGGCGTGA
- the eutC gene encoding ethanolamine ammonia-lyase subunit EutC, protein MSDAVEKNPWAQLKSFTNARIALGRAGNSLPTAPLLAFNLSHAQARDAVHQPLDADALRREIDAAGFATLGVQSAAPDRQHYLRRPDLGRKLSDDGRALLAGYGAALDDAPDIVFVVGDGLSAFAAAKQALPLLQAVRPRLDADGWRLGPVVVATQARVALGDEIGELLRAQVVAMLIGERPGLSSPDSLGVYLTWAPKVGCHDALRNCISNVRPEGLPHAAAAHKLHYLITHARRLGLTGVGLKDDSDALLPQQEAERIGAE, encoded by the coding sequence ATGAGCGACGCCGTCGAAAAGAACCCGTGGGCGCAGCTGAAGTCGTTCACGAACGCGCGGATCGCGCTCGGCCGCGCGGGCAACAGCCTGCCGACCGCGCCGCTGCTCGCGTTCAACCTGTCGCACGCGCAGGCGCGTGACGCCGTGCACCAGCCGCTCGACGCGGACGCGTTGCGGCGCGAGATCGACGCAGCCGGCTTCGCGACGCTCGGCGTGCAGAGTGCGGCGCCCGACCGCCAGCATTACCTGCGCCGGCCCGACCTCGGCCGCAAGCTGTCGGACGACGGACGCGCGCTCCTGGCCGGCTATGGCGCCGCGCTCGACGATGCGCCGGACATCGTGTTCGTGGTCGGCGACGGGCTGTCGGCGTTCGCGGCCGCGAAGCAGGCGTTGCCGCTGCTGCAGGCCGTGCGGCCGCGGCTCGACGCGGACGGCTGGCGGCTCGGGCCGGTGGTGGTCGCGACGCAGGCGCGCGTCGCACTCGGCGACGAGATCGGCGAGTTGCTGCGCGCGCAGGTCGTCGCGATGCTGATCGGCGAACGGCCGGGGCTCAGTTCGCCGGACAGCCTCGGCGTGTACCTCACCTGGGCGCCGAAGGTCGGCTGCCACGACGCGCTGCGCAATTGCATCTCGAACGTGCGGCCCGAAGGGCTGCCGCATGCCGCCGCCGCACACAAGCTGCATTACCTGATCACACATGCGCGCCGGCTCGGGCTCACGGGTGTCGGGCTGAAGGACGACAGCGATGCGCTGCTGCCGCAGCAGGAAGCGGAGCGGATCGGCGCCGAGTGA
- a CDS encoding aldehyde dehydrogenase family protein → MNPFDLKQLGLDVEYPYRQQYDNYIGGKWVPPVKGEYFENVSPINGKPFCRVPRSGADDIELALDAAHAVRRKWGKTSVAERANLLLAAADRMEKNLKLLAVAETIDNGKPLRETMAADLPLAIDHFRYFAGCIRAQEGGISEIDDNTVAYHFHEPLGVVGQIIPWNFPLLMAAWKLAPALAAGCCVVMKPAEQTPASVMVLMELIGDLFPAGTINIVSGFGKEAGEALATSKRIAKIAFTGSTPVGKHILHAAADSLIPSTVELGGKSPNIFFADVLDQDDAFLDKALEGLAMFALNQGEVCTCPSRILIQESIYERFIEKAVARVERIKGGHPLDLQTMIGAQASQQQLDKILSYIDIGRDEGAQCLTGGERTAPAAELGTGYYVKPTMLLGNNKMRVFQEEIFGPVASVMTFKDEQEAIELANDTFYGLGAGVWTRNGTRAYRMGREVEAGRVWTNCYHLYPAHAAFGGYKQSGIGRETHKMALSNYQQTKCLLVSYQAEALGFF, encoded by the coding sequence ATGAACCCGTTTGACCTGAAGCAACTGGGCCTCGACGTCGAATATCCGTATCGTCAGCAGTACGACAACTACATCGGCGGCAAGTGGGTTCCGCCGGTGAAGGGTGAGTACTTCGAGAACGTGTCGCCGATCAACGGCAAGCCGTTCTGCCGCGTGCCGCGCTCGGGTGCCGACGACATCGAGCTCGCGCTCGACGCCGCGCATGCCGTGCGCCGCAAGTGGGGCAAGACGTCGGTGGCCGAGCGCGCGAACCTGCTGCTCGCCGCTGCCGACCGGATGGAAAAGAACCTGAAGCTGCTCGCGGTGGCCGAGACGATCGACAACGGCAAGCCGCTGCGCGAGACGATGGCGGCCGACTTGCCGCTCGCGATCGACCACTTCCGCTATTTCGCGGGCTGCATCCGCGCGCAGGAAGGCGGCATTTCCGAAATCGACGACAACACCGTCGCGTATCACTTCCACGAGCCGCTCGGCGTGGTCGGCCAGATCATCCCGTGGAACTTCCCGCTGCTGATGGCCGCGTGGAAGCTCGCGCCGGCGCTCGCGGCCGGCTGCTGCGTCGTGATGAAGCCGGCGGAGCAGACGCCCGCATCGGTGATGGTGCTGATGGAGCTGATCGGCGACCTGTTCCCGGCCGGCACGATCAACATCGTGAGCGGCTTCGGCAAGGAAGCGGGCGAGGCGCTCGCGACCAGCAAGCGGATCGCGAAGATCGCGTTCACCGGCTCGACGCCGGTCGGCAAGCACATCCTGCATGCGGCGGCCGACAGCCTGATCCCGTCGACGGTCGAACTGGGCGGCAAGAGCCCGAACATCTTCTTCGCCGACGTGCTCGACCAGGACGACGCGTTCCTCGACAAGGCGCTGGAAGGGCTCGCGATGTTCGCGCTGAACCAGGGCGAAGTGTGCACGTGCCCGTCGCGGATCCTGATCCAGGAATCGATCTACGAGCGCTTCATCGAGAAGGCCGTCGCGCGCGTCGAGCGCATCAAGGGCGGCCACCCGCTCGACCTGCAGACGATGATCGGCGCGCAGGCGTCGCAGCAGCAGCTCGACAAGATCCTGTCGTACATCGACATCGGCCGCGACGAAGGCGCGCAATGCCTGACGGGCGGCGAGCGTACGGCGCCGGCCGCCGAGCTCGGCACGGGCTACTACGTGAAGCCGACGATGCTGCTCGGCAACAACAAGATGCGCGTGTTCCAGGAAGAGATCTTCGGGCCGGTCGCGTCGGTGATGACGTTCAAGGACGAGCAGGAAGCGATCGAACTCGCGAACGACACGTTCTACGGGCTCGGCGCGGGCGTGTGGACGCGCAACGGCACGCGTGCGTACCGGATGGGCCGCGAGGTCGAGGCCGGCCGCGTGTGGACCAACTGCTATCACCTGTATCCCGCGCATGCGGCGTTCGGCGGCTACAAGCAGTCGGGGATCGGTCGCGAGACGCACAAGATGGCGCTGTCGAACTATCAGCAGACGAAGTGCCTGCTGGTCAGCTACCAGGCCGAGGCGCTCGGGTTCTTCTGA
- a CDS encoding glycosyltransferase family 9 protein: MKVRTHAVPAGLALSHDDALVHPGTLLAPDGTLVAPYDIEHGSDRAEGHVPAAPALGLLHAAHRPFRLDYDRATDVHVINGMGVTLGDSVIGLTALDALRGAHPGLRFTLYRPARAPRYVDALYALAADVVAPSRALPCTIDALPAHVPCIDLGNHLYWPAFASQPMIDFFLDALGADPAAVPAAAKRNRWLARLRLPALPAEWQRPYVLFCPNASTAVRSVPPALRAACVERLVQRYGLPVVGFGPVAHPAYVDVSRDATDTACFITWIKGASVLFAPDTAALHLADGFDVPTLGCFTTIRPTLRVRDYPHCVPVALDLPDALHGMHRSERPDDLAAVEAAYRTIDWDALPWPAPRAAAATAESKIETR, translated from the coding sequence ATGAAGGTGCGGACGCACGCCGTGCCGGCCGGCCTCGCGCTGTCGCACGATGACGCGCTCGTCCACCCCGGCACGCTGCTCGCGCCCGACGGCACGCTCGTCGCGCCGTACGACATCGAGCACGGCAGCGATCGCGCGGAAGGCCACGTGCCAGCCGCACCGGCGCTGGGTTTGCTGCACGCCGCGCACCGACCGTTCCGGCTCGACTACGACCGCGCGACGGACGTGCACGTGATCAACGGGATGGGCGTCACGCTCGGCGATTCGGTGATCGGGCTGACCGCGCTCGACGCATTGCGCGGCGCGCATCCCGGCCTGCGCTTCACGCTGTACCGGCCGGCCCGCGCGCCGCGCTACGTCGACGCGCTGTATGCGCTCGCGGCCGACGTCGTCGCGCCGTCACGCGCGCTGCCCTGCACGATCGATGCGCTGCCCGCGCACGTGCCGTGCATCGATCTCGGCAATCACCTGTACTGGCCCGCGTTCGCGTCGCAGCCGATGATCGATTTCTTTCTCGACGCGCTCGGCGCGGACCCGGCCGCAGTGCCGGCCGCCGCGAAGCGCAACCGCTGGCTCGCGCGGCTGCGCCTGCCCGCGCTGCCGGCCGAATGGCAGCGGCCGTACGTGCTGTTCTGCCCGAATGCGAGCACCGCGGTGCGCAGCGTGCCGCCGGCGCTGCGCGCGGCATGCGTGGAGCGACTCGTGCAGCGCTACGGGCTGCCGGTGGTCGGGTTCGGCCCCGTCGCGCATCCCGCGTATGTCGACGTGAGCCGCGACGCGACCGACACCGCATGCTTCATCACATGGATCAAGGGTGCGAGCGTGCTGTTCGCGCCCGACACGGCCGCGCTGCATCTCGCCGACGGCTTCGACGTGCCGACCCTCGGCTGCTTCACGACGATCAGGCCGACGCTGCGCGTGCGTGACTATCCGCACTGCGTGCCGGTCGCGCTCGACCTGCCGGACGCATTGCACGGCATGCATCGCAGCGAACGGCCGGACGATCTCGCGGCAGTCGAAGCCGCCTATCGGACGATTGACTGGGATGCGCTGCCGTGGCCGGCACCGCGCGCAGCCGCGGCTACGGCCGAATCGAAAATCGAAACGAGATAG
- a CDS encoding mechanosensitive ion channel: MDASSFITSLQTTLGGYLPKIAGAIGILVIGWLIAVAVRAGALRLLNALKVDQRINESTGQGAYVERIIAGGLFWLVLLVTAVGIFNVLNLYAVSNPFSLLVTHIVNYLPNLIGGAALTLIAWLIASLLRSLANRALKASKVDDKLSESAGMQPMSGYLGDVLFWLVILMFLPAILASFALSGLLSPVQGMVDKLLEIVPNVFAAAVIGFVGWVVARVLRGLVTNLLVAAGADRLTARLDSPTPVRVSSLIGTIVYVFVFVPTLISALDALKIEAISIPATNMLNQFLGAVPDIVAAIVIVLVTFYFARFVASLAQKLLEAAGADGLPAVLGVERVFSGMLQPSVLVARLIVFFAMLFAAVEAANRLGFTQVRDVVTLFIEFGGHVLMGGVILVIGVWLAGLARRVIEQADREHSVLFARIAQFAILGLVFAMGLRAMGIANEIVQLAFGLVLGAIAVAVALSFGLGGREAAGKLLDRWFNQRGGGQ, from the coding sequence ATGGATGCTTCCAGCTTCATCACGTCGCTGCAGACCACGCTAGGCGGATACCTGCCCAAGATCGCCGGCGCGATCGGCATCCTGGTGATCGGCTGGCTGATCGCCGTGGCGGTGCGGGCCGGCGCGCTCCGGCTGCTCAATGCGCTGAAGGTCGATCAGCGGATCAACGAAAGCACCGGCCAGGGCGCGTACGTCGAGCGCATCATCGCCGGCGGGCTGTTCTGGCTCGTGCTGCTCGTCACCGCGGTGGGCATCTTCAACGTGCTCAACCTGTACGCGGTCTCCAATCCGTTCTCGCTGCTCGTCACGCACATCGTCAACTACCTGCCGAACCTGATCGGCGGCGCGGCGCTGACGCTGATCGCGTGGCTCATCGCATCTCTGCTGCGCAGCCTCGCGAACCGCGCGCTGAAGGCGAGCAAGGTCGACGACAAGCTGTCCGAAAGCGCTGGCATGCAGCCGATGAGCGGCTATCTCGGCGACGTGCTGTTCTGGCTCGTGATCCTGATGTTCCTGCCGGCGATTCTCGCGTCGTTCGCGCTGTCCGGCCTGCTGTCGCCGGTGCAGGGGATGGTCGACAAGCTGCTCGAGATCGTGCCGAACGTGTTCGCGGCCGCGGTGATCGGCTTCGTCGGCTGGGTCGTCGCGCGCGTGCTGCGCGGCCTCGTGACGAACCTGCTGGTCGCCGCCGGCGCCGACCGCCTCACCGCGCGTCTGGACAGCCCGACGCCGGTGCGCGTGTCGAGCCTGATCGGCACGATCGTCTACGTGTTCGTGTTCGTGCCGACGCTGATCTCCGCGCTCGACGCGCTGAAGATCGAAGCAATCTCGATTCCCGCCACCAACATGCTGAACCAGTTCCTCGGCGCGGTGCCGGACATCGTCGCGGCGATCGTGATCGTGCTCGTCACGTTCTATTTCGCGCGCTTCGTCGCGTCGCTCGCGCAGAAGCTGCTGGAAGCCGCCGGTGCCGACGGACTGCCGGCCGTGCTTGGCGTCGAACGCGTGTTTTCGGGGATGCTGCAGCCGTCGGTGCTGGTCGCGCGGCTGATCGTGTTCTTCGCGATGCTGTTCGCGGCGGTCGAGGCCGCGAACCGGCTCGGCTTCACGCAGGTGCGCGACGTCGTCACGCTGTTCATCGAATTCGGCGGCCACGTGCTGATGGGCGGCGTGATCCTCGTGATCGGCGTGTGGCTCGCGGGCCTCGCGCGCCGCGTGATCGAGCAGGCCGACCGAGAGCACAGCGTGTTGTTCGCGCGGATCGCGCAATTTGCGATCCTCGGCCTGGTGTTCGCGATGGGGCTGCGCGCGATGGGCATCGCGAACGAGATCGTGCAGCTCGCGTTCGGCCTCGTGCTCGGCGCGATCGCGGTGGCGGTCGCGCTGTCGTTCGGCCTCGGCGGTCGCGAAGCGGCCGGCAAGCTGCTCGACCGCTGGTTCAACCAGCGCGGCGGCGGCCAGTAA
- a CDS encoding ethanolamine ammonia-lyase subunit EutB: MSYTETIGPRTYRFADLKTLLAKASPLRSGDQLAGVAAASEEERVAAKIALAGVPLKAFLSEAVIPYEHDEVTRLIIDDHDAAAFAEISHLTVGDFRNWLLSPAADGAALERIAPGLTPEMVAAVSKLMRNQDLIAAARKRRVVTRFRNTVGLAGRMSVRLQPNHPTDDVKGIAASMLDGLMYGCGDAMIGINPATDSLAAIVKLLAMIDTFRERYGVPTQSCVLTHVTNTIAAIEKGAPVDLVFQSIAGTEKANASFGISLALLGEAREAALSLERGTVGNNLMYFETGQGSALSANAHFGVDQQTCEVRAYAVARKFDPFLVNTVVGFIGPEYLYDGKQIIRAGLEDHFCGKLLGVPMGCDICYTNHAEADQDDMDTLLTLLGAAGINFIMGIPGADDVMLNYQSTSFHDQLYVREVLGLRRAPEFEEWLETMEIADAHGALRAASSRVPLLSGANDWMGISA; the protein is encoded by the coding sequence ATGTCCTACACGGAGACGATCGGCCCGCGCACGTACCGTTTCGCGGACCTGAAGACATTGCTCGCGAAGGCGAGCCCGCTGCGCTCCGGCGACCAGCTCGCCGGCGTCGCGGCGGCCAGCGAGGAGGAGCGCGTCGCCGCGAAGATCGCACTTGCGGGCGTGCCGCTGAAAGCCTTCCTGAGCGAGGCGGTGATTCCGTACGAACACGACGAAGTCACGCGCCTGATCATCGACGATCACGATGCGGCCGCGTTCGCGGAAATCTCGCACCTCACCGTCGGCGATTTCCGCAATTGGCTGCTGTCGCCCGCGGCCGACGGCGCCGCGCTCGAGCGGATCGCGCCGGGCCTCACGCCCGAGATGGTCGCGGCCGTGTCGAAGCTGATGCGCAACCAGGACCTGATCGCCGCCGCGCGCAAGCGCCGCGTCGTCACGCGTTTTCGCAACACGGTCGGGCTGGCCGGCCGGATGTCGGTTCGGCTGCAGCCGAACCACCCGACCGACGACGTGAAGGGCATCGCCGCGTCGATGCTCGACGGGCTGATGTACGGCTGCGGCGACGCGATGATCGGCATCAACCCGGCGACCGACAGCCTCGCGGCGATCGTGAAGCTGCTCGCGATGATCGACACGTTCCGCGAGCGCTACGGCGTGCCGACCCAGTCGTGCGTGCTCACCCACGTCACCAACACGATCGCCGCGATCGAGAAGGGCGCGCCGGTCGATCTGGTGTTCCAGTCGATCGCGGGCACCGAGAAGGCGAACGCGAGCTTCGGGATCTCGCTCGCGCTGCTCGGCGAGGCGCGCGAGGCCGCGCTGTCGCTCGAGCGCGGCACCGTCGGCAACAACCTGATGTATTTCGAGACGGGGCAGGGCAGCGCGCTGTCGGCGAACGCGCACTTCGGCGTCGACCAGCAGACCTGCGAGGTGCGCGCGTACGCGGTCGCGCGCAAGTTCGATCCGTTCCTGGTGAACACGGTGGTCGGCTTCATCGGGCCCGAATACCTGTACGACGGCAAGCAGATCATCCGCGCGGGGCTCGAGGATCACTTCTGTGGGAAGCTGCTCGGCGTGCCGATGGGCTGCGACATCTGCTACACGAACCACGCGGAAGCCGACCAGGACGACATGGACACGTTGCTGACGCTGCTGGGTGCGGCCGGCATCAACTTCATCATGGGGATTCCGGGCGCGGACGACGTGATGCTGAACTACCAGAGCACGTCGTTTCACGACCAGCTCTACGTGCGCGAGGTGCTCGGCCTGCGCCGCGCGCCCGAGTTCGAGGAATGGCTGGAGACGATGGAGATCGCCGACGCGCACGGCGCGCTGCGCGCCGCGAGCTCGCGCGTGCCGCTGCTCTCGGGCGCGAACGACTGGATGGGGATTTCCGCATGA